The Bacteroidales bacterium genome contains a region encoding:
- the rplM gene encoding 50S ribosomal protein L13 translates to MDTLSYKTISANKATVNKEWFLVDAEGETLGRFASKVAKILRGKNKPSFTPHVDCGDNVVVINAEKIELSGKKWSDKQYIRHTGYPGGQRVETAQELMDKRPIALVEKAVKGMLPKNKLGRAIYKNLYVYVGSEHNQEAQKPKKIDLNSIK, encoded by the coding sequence GTGGATACTTTAAGTTATAAAACAATATCGGCAAATAAAGCAACAGTTAATAAAGAATGGTTTTTAGTTGATGCTGAAGGCGAAACTTTAGGACGTTTTGCTTCAAAAGTTGCCAAGATATTACGAGGAAAAAATAAACCGAGTTTTACTCCTCATGTTGACTGTGGTGATAATGTTGTTGTGATCAATGCCGAAAAAATTGAATTAAGCGGTAAAAAGTGGTCAGACAAACAATATATAAGACATACCGGTTATCCCGGAGGGCAAAGAGTAGAAACTGCTCAAGAATTGATGGATAAAAGACCAATTGCTTTAGTAGAAAAAGCAGTAAAAGGTATGTTGCCGAAAAACAAACTTGGCCGAGCAATATATAAAAACTTATACGTATATGTCGGTTCAGAACATAATCAAGAAGCTCAAAAACCTAAAAAAATAGACTTAAATTCAATAAAATAA
- a CDS encoding patatin-like phospholipase family protein: MSWIFLFAVITGNFGSAYGIPSLFLIPEYLNTVNMLSYFLLGISLGVFIMSYHISGYVTGGYLFPFLATLPYPFWKYSINNSAVPLLFLVVYIINSAKFQRNEELLDTLSITMNTGAFLTGVFLFILISFLWFFTANIDISKIYTEKEEVSDKEKNPKIIKKIIEKDTEWKILNTPNESGKYWKVKMYLSNPFRLKRARYYSHYRADHIQKVLKHNYKNVLFFSFAVLITVLITGIFKDSKIIIIPAAASINIFLSLIILSSAAVFSFFKDWNILFLIIAVIALNFISKHSSLEYHQSAYGLDYNVQCNIADSLTNNTYEIRENDFNNTINILNKRKEKLTKRKNEVPIVFINTSGGGLRTALWTYVALHYADSVTNGKLLKHTQLITGASGGMLGAAYLRELYLRKQNKQMSEWYNDTLVDAISKDILNPVAFSLASGDWFFHFQKFSYNKKRYYKDRAYIWEKTLNENTFNFMDKPLIAYSEHEAEAIIPMLIFSPSEVEHGRKILISSQDISYFEKNSQTGLFAQKRSAVNIDFRRKYKEYGADSLRFLTAIRMSSTFPYITPYVNLPGNPQLRILDAGLHDNYGLSTSLEFVSIFREWLKQNTSKIIFVQIIFRDKSAKKENTGLISSVVSPFSGVFQNFFTFQQMNFEKQLMQMDKHLKENITFINIVLESEKEISISWRLTEEEKRLIMQGVKDEANIKAINVLKDYLDY, encoded by the coding sequence TTGTCCTGGATATTTTTGTTTGCCGTTATCACAGGAAATTTCGGATCAGCCTATGGTATTCCTTCTTTATTTCTGATTCCTGAATATTTAAACACAGTAAATATGTTGTCATATTTCTTGTTGGGTATTTCACTCGGAGTATTTATAATGTCTTATCATATATCAGGTTACGTAACCGGAGGATATTTATTCCCTTTTCTTGCAACTTTACCTTATCCGTTTTGGAAATATTCAATTAATAATTCTGCTGTACCTTTATTGTTTTTAGTTGTATATATAATTAATTCAGCCAAATTTCAGCGCAATGAAGAATTATTAGACACACTTAGTATTACGATGAATACCGGAGCTTTTTTGACAGGTGTCTTCTTATTTATTCTTATTTCCTTTTTATGGTTTTTTACCGCAAATATTGATATTTCAAAAATTTATACTGAAAAAGAAGAGGTTTCCGATAAAGAAAAGAATCCTAAAATCATTAAAAAAATTATTGAAAAAGATACTGAATGGAAAATATTAAATACGCCTAATGAAAGCGGGAAATATTGGAAGGTTAAAATGTATTTATCAAATCCGTTTAGATTAAAAAGAGCAAGATATTACAGCCATTACAGAGCAGATCATATTCAAAAAGTATTAAAACATAATTATAAAAACGTATTGTTTTTTTCATTTGCTGTTTTAATAACTGTTTTAATTACGGGAATTTTTAAAGATTCAAAAATTATTATTATTCCGGCTGCTGCAAGTATTAACATTTTTCTTTCTTTAATCATTTTATCTTCAGCAGCTGTTTTTTCATTTTTTAAAGATTGGAATATCTTATTTCTAATAATTGCTGTAATTGCACTTAATTTTATATCAAAACATTCATCACTTGAATATCATCAATCAGCATATGGCCTTGATTACAATGTGCAGTGCAATATTGCGGATTCTCTTACAAATAACACATATGAAATCAGAGAAAACGATTTTAATAATACAATCAATATTCTGAATAAACGAAAAGAAAAATTAACAAAAAGAAAAAATGAAGTTCCTATAGTTTTTATAAATACAAGTGGCGGTGGTTTGCGTACGGCTTTGTGGACTTATGTTGCTTTACATTACGCAGATAGTGTAACAAACGGAAAATTACTTAAACACACCCAACTTATTACAGGTGCATCAGGCGGAATGTTGGGTGCTGCATATCTAAGAGAATTATATTTAAGAAAACAAAATAAGCAAATGTCGGAATGGTATAATGATACATTAGTTGATGCTATTTCAAAAGATATATTAAATCCGGTTGCATTTTCATTAGCATCAGGTGATTGGTTTTTTCATTTTCAAAAATTCAGTTATAACAAAAAACGCTATTATAAAGACAGAGCATATATTTGGGAAAAAACCTTAAACGAAAACACCTTCAACTTTATGGATAAACCGCTGATTGCTTATTCTGAACATGAGGCAGAAGCAATTATTCCTATGTTGATTTTCAGTCCGTCAGAAGTTGAACACGGCAGGAAGATTCTAATATCTTCTCAAGATATTTCATATTTCGAGAAAAATTCTCAAACCGGTTTATTTGCTCAAAAGAGAAGTGCGGTAAATATTGATTTCAGAAGAAAATACAAAGAATACGGAGCTGACAGTTTGCGATTTTTAACAGCAATACGAATGAGTTCCACTTTTCCGTATATTACACCTTATGTTAATCTTCCCGGAAATCCGCAATTAAGAATTTTAGATGCCGGATTACACGATAATTACGGTTTATCAACTTCTTTGGAATTTGTTTCAATTTTCAGAGAATGGTTGAAACAAAATACAAGCAAAATAATTTTTGTTCAAATAATATTCAGAGACAAATCTGCAAAAAAAGAAAACACCGGACTTATCTCATCAGTAGTAAGCCCGTTTTCGGGAGTTTTTCAAAACTTTTTTACTTTTCAGCAAATGAATTTTGAAAAACAACTGATGCAAATGGACAAACACTTAAAGGAAAATATCACATTTATAAATATTGTATTGGAATCAGAAAAAGAAATATCAATAAGTTGGCGACTTACCGAAG
- a CDS encoding peptidylprolyl isomerase, producing the protein MKNLLIIISLTFALLSSCSIFQKSLINEDGLYAKITTNKGDIIVYLEFEKTPLTVANFVGLAEGQIKNEAKNPGEPYYNGIIFHRVIKDFMIQTGDPTGTGRGGPGYKFKDEFHSDLKHDKAGILSMANSGPGTNGSQFFITHKDTPWLDNKHSIFGHVVEGQDVVNSIQGDDKIIEVKIIRNGKKAKKFNALETFNKLNKK; encoded by the coding sequence ATGAAAAATCTGTTGATCATAATATCATTGACATTTGCTTTGTTATCGTCATGTAGCATATTTCAAAAAAGCTTGATTAATGAAGACGGTTTATATGCAAAAATCACAACAAACAAAGGAGATATTATTGTTTATCTTGAATTTGAAAAAACACCCTTAACCGTTGCCAATTTTGTAGGTTTGGCTGAAGGACAAATTAAAAATGAAGCAAAAAACCCCGGAGAGCCGTATTATAACGGTATAATCTTTCACCGAGTTATTAAAGATTTTATGATTCAAACAGGAGACCCTACAGGAACCGGAAGAGGAGGACCGGGATATAAATTTAAAGATGAATTTCATTCTGATTTGAAACATGATAAAGCAGGGATTTTATCAATGGCTAATTCCGGCCCGGGAACTAACGGCAGCCAATTTTTTATAACACATAAAGACACACCTTGGCTTGATAACAAGCACAGCATTTTCGGACATGTAGTTGAAGGACAAGATGTTGTAAACAGTATTCAAGGCGATGATAAAATAATTGAAGTTAAAATTATAAGAAACGGCAAGAAAGCAAAGAAATTTAATGCCCTTGAAACATTTAACAAACTCAATAAAAAATAA
- the tsf gene encoding translation elongation factor Ts, translated as MAKISASDVAKLRKMTGAGMMDCKNALTESDCDFDQAIDILRKKGQKVAGKRADRDASEGAVLAKNSIDGKRAAIISLNCETDFVAKNDDFVKFANQILDLAIEKNPATLEELLSLELNGAKISEEIINQTGVIGEKVELAYYDKIEGESVSSYIHMGNKLATIAGFSKAIDENAGKDIVMQIAAMNPVAVDKDDVPQNVIDKEIEIGKELAIQEGKPADLAEKIAVGRLNKFFKESTLLNQQWVKDNKKTIRDFLKEVDAEANVLGFKRYAIG; from the coding sequence ATGGCAAAAATTAGTGCATCTGATGTTGCAAAATTAAGAAAAATGACCGGTGCAGGTATGATGGACTGCAAAAACGCATTAACTGAGTCTGATTGTGATTTTGATCAAGCTATTGATATATTAAGAAAAAAAGGACAAAAAGTTGCCGGTAAAAGAGCAGACAGAGATGCTTCAGAAGGAGCAGTTTTGGCTAAAAATTCTATTGACGGTAAAAGAGCTGCAATTATTTCTTTGAATTGTGAAACAGACTTTGTTGCTAAAAATGATGATTTTGTAAAGTTTGCTAATCAAATTCTTGATCTTGCAATTGAAAAAAATCCTGCTACATTAGAAGAATTATTAAGTTTAGAACTTAACGGTGCTAAAATTTCTGAAGAAATAATTAACCAAACCGGTGTAATTGGTGAAAAAGTTGAGCTTGCTTATTACGATAAGATTGAAGGAGAATCTGTTTCGTCATATATACATATGGGAAATAAATTAGCTACAATTGCAGGTTTCAGTAAAGCAATTGACGAAAATGCAGGTAAAGACATCGTTATGCAAATTGCAGCCATGAATCCTGTAGCAGTTGATAAAGATGATGTTCCGCAAAATGTTATTGATAAAGAAATTGAAATTGGTAAAGAACTTGCCATTCAAGAAGGTAAACCTGCAGACTTAGCAGAAAAGATTGCCGTAGGAAGATTAAATAAATTCTTTAAAGAAAGTACTTTATTAAATCAACAATGGGTAAAAGATAATAAAAAGACAATCAGAGACTTTTTAAAAGAAGTTGATGCTGAAGCTAATGTATTAGGATTCAAACGATATGCAATCGGTTAA
- the rpsB gene encoding 30S ribosomal protein S2 — MAKVDFKQLLEAGVHFGHLKRKWNPKMAPYIFMEQNGIHIIDLYKTMAKLDEASAAIKQIAKSGRQILFVATKKQAKDIVEEKVKATGMPYITERWSGGMLTNFRTIRKAVKKMKLIDTMEKDGTFDKISKRERLQVTRERAKLEKNLGSIVDMRRVPTAIFVVDVNKEKIAVAEAKKLGLPIFAMVDTNSDPSIDFPVPSNDDASKSISIIVDVITQAVIEGLNERNAEKKDTVKETSEKPGKPKTRARKNKSLNN; from the coding sequence ATGGCAAAAGTAGATTTTAAACAATTACTTGAAGCAGGTGTTCACTTCGGACATTTGAAAAGAAAATGGAATCCGAAAATGGCTCCCTATATATTCATGGAGCAAAACGGGATTCACATAATTGATTTGTACAAAACAATGGCAAAGCTTGATGAAGCAAGTGCAGCAATAAAGCAAATCGCAAAATCAGGCAGACAAATTTTATTTGTAGCAACAAAAAAACAAGCAAAAGATATTGTAGAAGAGAAAGTTAAAGCAACAGGAATGCCTTATATCACGGAACGTTGGTCAGGCGGGATGTTAACTAACTTCAGAACAATCAGAAAAGCCGTTAAAAAAATGAAATTGATTGATACAATGGAAAAAGACGGAACTTTTGATAAAATTTCTAAAAGAGAAAGACTGCAAGTAACACGTGAAAGAGCAAAACTTGAAAAAAACTTAGGCAGTATTGTTGATATGAGAAGAGTACCGACAGCTATTTTTGTTGTTGATGTTAATAAAGAAAAAATTGCTGTAGCTGAAGCAAAAAAACTTGGTCTTCCAATTTTTGCAATGGTTGATACAAACTCTGACCCGAGTATTGATTTCCCGGTACCTTCAAATGACGATGCCTCAAAATCAATTTCTATTATTGTTGATGTTATAACACAGGCAGTTATAGAAGGATTAAATGAAAGAAATGCTGAAAAGAAAGATACTGTAAAGGAAACTTCAGAAAAACCGGGAAAACCTAAAACAAGAGCTCGTAAAAATAAAAGTTTAAATAACTAA
- the rpsI gene encoding 30S ribosomal protein S9, with translation MDTINVTGRRKSAIARIYIKEGKGNIVVNKRNFEDYFTVPEYKYQIKKPFTIVEAEDKYDIIVNLRGGGIKGQAEALRLAISKALVKINPEDKVALKKEGFLTRDSRVVERKKPGQPKARKKFQFSKR, from the coding sequence ATGGATACAATAAATGTAACAGGCAGAAGAAAATCCGCAATTGCAAGAATATATATCAAGGAAGGTAAAGGTAATATTGTTGTAAATAAAAGAAATTTTGAAGATTACTTTACTGTACCTGAGTATAAATATCAAATTAAGAAGCCTTTTACCATTGTGGAAGCTGAAGACAAATATGATATTATCGTAAATTTAAGAGGCGGTGGTATTAAGGGACAAGCAGAAGCATTGAGACTTGCAATTTCAAAAGCATTGGTTAAAATAAATCCGGAAGACAAAGTTGCTTTAAAGAAAGAAGGATTCTTAACAAGAGATTCTCGAGTAGTAGAAAGGAAAAAACCGGGGCAACCAAAAGCTCGTAAAAAATTCCAATTCAGTAAACGTTAA